From a single Pseudalkalibacillus hwajinpoensis genomic region:
- a CDS encoding potassium channel family protein → MRKQFLVIGAGRFARGIIRELYEQKCDVVVCDKDEGPLEDIDDYTTHSIVGDLRENRVMDDLKIDQYDAVFVAIGTDAYSAILITNKLRDRNAKKIITKAVSREIGEILTNLGADQVIYPEEEAGMKVAKQIMMPNVLEYIEITKNVSAIEIRVPDELIGKTLLELDFSRKYELNVSLIVRNESPILSRYAEVAFQQGDVILMVGENKKIEHFKHKFSI, encoded by the coding sequence ATGCGAAAACAATTTTTAGTCATAGGTGCGGGACGATTTGCAAGAGGGATCATCAGAGAACTTTACGAGCAGAAATGTGATGTTGTTGTATGTGATAAGGATGAGGGGCCACTAGAAGACATCGATGACTATACAACACACTCTATTGTTGGTGATCTCAGGGAAAATCGGGTGATGGATGATCTAAAGATAGATCAGTATGATGCCGTCTTTGTGGCCATCGGTACAGATGCTTATTCAGCCATTCTAATTACAAACAAGCTTCGAGACAGAAATGCGAAAAAGATCATTACGAAAGCCGTTAGTCGCGAAATCGGTGAAATTTTGACTAATTTAGGTGCCGACCAGGTGATCTATCCAGAGGAAGAAGCGGGTATGAAGGTTGCGAAACAAATTATGATGCCTAACGTACTTGAGTATATTGAGATTACTAAAAATGTATCTGCCATTGAAATCAGGGTACCTGATGAACTTATTGGGAAAACGTTACTCGAACTCGATTTTTCAAGGAAATATGAACTCAACGTTTCACTTATCGTAAGAAATGAATCCCCAATTCTTAGTCGATATGCTGAAGTCGCCTTTCAACAGGGAGACGTTATTTTGATGGTGGGGGAAAATAAGAAAATCGAGCATTTTAAACATAAGTTTTCAATTTAA
- the ppc gene encoding phosphoenolpyruvate carboxylase, whose amino-acid sequence MTIDTARSTQQSHHVALRRDINMLGSLLGDVLVQHGGKELLDMVEAIREKTKSLRQEAKPETSNELKQTIQELQSPMREQVIRAFALYFHLVNIAEQNHRIRRRRDYQMLEEDQSQPGSIPYAISLLKKNNVPGELIEDTLSSLSLELILTAHPTEATRRSVLEIHKRIASSLQQLDNPMLTKREQKALKEDLLNEITTLWQTDELRHKKPTVMDEVNMGLFYFEETLFEVLPEIHQELEECLDEHYPNATWHVPNILKFGSWIGGDRDGNPFVTPDVTWQTLQRQRDVVLSKYKDSVKELMRKLSQSTNRIPICGELIASIETDQALLPEVKEWGVPHESYRVKLAYVLEKLNRVNSDNGYNDVESFIDDLKLIGNSLRQHYPEGYHFSDLNKLIRQASLFGFHLATLDIRNHSGEHEEAITEIFERVNVASNYSSLSEDEKLKVLVNVLEDPRPVLSTYEDYTEKTQKILDIFSMIKKAHNEFGKDSISVYLISMTQSASDLLEVLVLAKEANIYRQHSDGIVESDLNIAPLLETIDDLKAGPSIMQKLFDLPVYKKHLQELGNRQEIMLGYSDGSKDGGTLTANWKLYQAQQEISRIASERKLRLKFFHGRGGALGRGGGPLRRSLLSQPPETYTAGVKITEQGEVLSSRYLLFDIAYRSLEQATTTLLTSAVSGIEKDPRQMKWQEAMESISEVSLKTYQSLVFQDDGFLAYFKQGTPLPELSALNIGSRPMSRKGTDHFDDLRAIPWVFAWTQSRQLMPAWYASGTGLNQFAENEKGLKLLKEMYQEWPFFASLIDNLQMGLMKADLATAEKYMDLIDDQQLASRIFDKIVGEYHRTKDVILTITGQEELLDGTPNIKDSIRLRNPYVDPLSSLQVELISTYRENNSEDDDLLKEILLTINGIAAGLRNTG is encoded by the coding sequence ATGACAATTGATACGGCACGTTCTACCCAACAAAGTCACCACGTTGCCCTAAGACGTGACATTAACATGCTCGGAAGTCTACTCGGTGACGTTTTAGTGCAGCATGGCGGCAAAGAGCTTCTTGATATGGTTGAAGCGATTCGTGAAAAAACGAAGTCACTGAGACAGGAAGCAAAACCAGAAACATCCAACGAGCTTAAACAAACGATACAGGAGCTGCAATCGCCAATGCGTGAACAGGTGATTCGAGCATTTGCCCTTTATTTCCATCTCGTTAATATTGCAGAGCAAAACCATCGCATTAGAAGACGCCGGGACTATCAGATGCTTGAAGAAGACCAATCCCAGCCAGGATCTATTCCATATGCGATTTCGCTTCTTAAGAAAAACAATGTACCAGGTGAATTGATTGAAGATACACTTTCTTCGCTATCACTGGAGCTGATTTTAACAGCACATCCTACTGAGGCCACAAGGCGCTCGGTGCTTGAAATTCATAAACGGATCGCATCTTCGCTACAGCAATTAGATAATCCAATGCTAACGAAACGAGAACAAAAAGCGCTTAAAGAGGACCTATTAAATGAAATTACAACCCTCTGGCAAACGGACGAGCTTCGCCACAAGAAACCAACTGTGATGGATGAAGTAAACATGGGACTATTTTACTTTGAAGAAACGCTTTTTGAAGTACTTCCAGAAATTCATCAAGAACTTGAAGAATGCCTTGATGAGCATTACCCAAATGCAACATGGCATGTGCCGAACATCTTGAAATTTGGTTCATGGATCGGTGGAGATCGCGATGGAAATCCATTTGTCACGCCAGACGTAACATGGCAGACTCTTCAAAGACAGCGTGACGTTGTCCTTTCTAAATACAAGGACTCCGTAAAAGAATTAATGAGAAAATTAAGCCAATCCACTAACCGAATTCCAATCTGCGGGGAGTTAATTGCTTCGATTGAAACAGATCAAGCACTACTTCCTGAAGTGAAAGAGTGGGGCGTTCCACATGAATCTTATCGGGTTAAACTTGCATACGTCCTTGAGAAGCTTAACCGTGTTAATTCTGATAACGGATACAACGACGTCGAGAGTTTTATCGACGATTTAAAATTAATTGGAAACAGTCTTCGTCAGCACTATCCTGAAGGTTACCACTTTTCGGATCTAAATAAGCTGATTCGCCAGGCTTCCTTATTTGGTTTCCACCTTGCTACACTTGATATTAGAAATCACAGCGGTGAACATGAAGAAGCGATCACAGAGATCTTTGAAAGAGTTAACGTCGCTTCAAATTATTCTTCTCTTTCTGAGGATGAAAAGCTGAAGGTGCTTGTAAATGTTCTTGAAGATCCGAGACCTGTTCTTTCTACGTACGAAGATTACACAGAGAAAACACAAAAAATCCTTGATATTTTCTCCATGATAAAGAAAGCACATAACGAATTTGGCAAGGATTCCATCTCCGTATACTTAATAAGTATGACGCAGTCTGCAAGTGATCTTCTTGAAGTCCTTGTCCTCGCAAAAGAGGCGAATATTTACCGTCAACATTCAGATGGCATTGTTGAAAGTGATCTGAATATAGCACCATTGCTCGAGACTATCGATGATTTAAAAGCCGGACCTTCCATTATGCAAAAGCTTTTTGACCTTCCCGTTTACAAGAAGCATTTACAGGAGCTCGGTAATCGACAGGAAATTATGCTCGGTTATTCTGACGGAAGTAAAGACGGCGGAACACTCACTGCAAACTGGAAGCTTTACCAGGCACAACAGGAAATCAGTCGCATTGCTTCTGAGCGAAAGTTACGATTGAAGTTTTTCCATGGACGAGGTGGCGCATTAGGCCGCGGAGGTGGCCCGCTTCGCAGGAGCCTGTTGTCCCAGCCGCCTGAGACGTATACAGCTGGCGTTAAAATTACAGAACAGGGTGAGGTTTTATCTTCACGCTACCTTCTATTTGACATTGCCTATAGAAGTCTTGAACAGGCAACGACGACATTGCTAACATCAGCTGTTTCTGGTATTGAAAAAGATCCAAGGCAGATGAAGTGGCAGGAAGCCATGGAATCCATTTCTGAGGTATCTCTAAAAACGTATCAATCACTCGTTTTTCAGGATGATGGCTTCTTAGCTTATTTCAAACAGGGTACGCCATTACCAGAGCTAAGCGCTTTAAATATCGGCAGTCGACCAATGAGCCGGAAAGGAACGGATCATTTTGATGACCTCCGTGCGATTCCATGGGTCTTTGCTTGGACGCAAAGTCGTCAGCTGATGCCTGCCTGGTATGCATCAGGAACAGGTCTGAATCAATTTGCAGAAAATGAAAAAGGCTTGAAACTTTTGAAAGAAATGTATCAAGAATGGCCGTTTTTCGCTTCGTTAATTGATAACCTGCAAATGGGATTAATGAAAGCAGACTTAGCAACAGCTGAAAAATACATGGATTTAATTGACGATCAGCAATTAGCTAGTCGTATATTTGATAAAATTGTTGGTGAGTACCATCGTACGAAAGATGTGATTCTAACAATCACAGGACAGGAAGAGCTTTTGGATGGAACTCCAAATATTAAGGATTCCATTCGCCTCCGAAACCCTTATGTTGATCCTTTGAGTTCTTTACAGGTCGAACTCATATCAACTTATCGTGAAAATAATAGTGAGGATGATGATCTGCTAAAAGAAATTCTCCTCACGATCAACGGCATTGCTGCAGGTCTTCGAAATACAGGTTGA
- a CDS encoding MBL fold metallo-hydrolase, translated as MQEPLKIGKDLSLIDLYDLSLEKRTGSYVLHEEELTIIETSASPSIPHLIKGLEALKIDLNRVKYIIVTHIHLDHAGGAGLFLKECPNAHVIVHPKGLRHLENPAKLIQGAKAVYVSKFETLFDPILPIPNDRLMVMEDNDTLTIGPERTLTFIDTPGHAKHHFSIHDSKTNGVFVGDTVGVYYPHLDFDLYLPSTSPNQFDPDAMLESANKIMSFHPESIYFGHYGKSDQPSDVMNQLKYWLSLFVETTKAYVEKINERSDEENSVLLAEKLLLLVRNELDKKGVPHNHAIYEYIFLDLQVCALGLLDFNRKVAGKTS; from the coding sequence ATGCAGGAACCACTTAAAATAGGGAAAGATTTATCACTGATTGATCTTTATGACTTATCTTTAGAGAAGCGTACCGGAAGTTATGTGTTGCATGAAGAAGAACTAACAATTATTGAAACAAGCGCCAGTCCTTCTATTCCTCATTTAATCAAGGGGCTAGAAGCGCTTAAGATTGATTTAAATCGCGTTAAATACATCATTGTCACGCATATACACCTGGATCATGCCGGGGGTGCGGGTCTTTTTCTGAAAGAATGTCCGAATGCACACGTGATCGTGCATCCTAAAGGGTTGCGCCATCTGGAAAATCCGGCGAAATTGATCCAGGGTGCAAAAGCGGTGTACGTAAGTAAATTTGAAACTCTCTTTGATCCGATTCTTCCGATTCCGAATGATCGCTTGATGGTCATGGAGGATAACGATACATTAACAATTGGACCTGAACGCACCTTAACATTCATTGATACGCCTGGACACGCGAAGCACCACTTTTCAATACACGATTCCAAAACGAATGGCGTCTTTGTAGGAGATACCGTTGGTGTCTACTATCCTCATCTGGATTTTGATCTATATCTCCCATCGACATCTCCAAACCAATTTGATCCAGATGCCATGCTTGAGTCTGCTAACAAAATAATGTCCTTTCATCCAGAGTCGATATATTTTGGCCATTACGGCAAGTCCGACCAGCCATCAGACGTGATGAATCAACTGAAGTACTGGTTATCTCTATTTGTTGAAACAACGAAGGCGTACGTCGAGAAAATAAATGAACGTTCAGACGAAGAGAATAGTGTTCTCCTAGCAGAAAAGCTCCTTTTGCTCGTACGAAACGAATTGGACAAAAAGGGAGTACCACACAATCACGCCATATATGAATACATATTCCTCGACTTACAGGTCTGTGCACTTGGCCTTCTTGATTTTAACAGGAAAGTAGCAGGTAAAACCTCTTAA
- a CDS encoding CAP domain-containing protein, which produces MYKKLMPLLLPGLLLLGACNADNNNDEALNINKTNSPTEGVQRINSGQLTSDPNSYSTDTPSAEFPHGKIVQNGQFEFNEGLPEGVDPREYLPEGFPEQYGIGGKEEQQRQQKMRPDQGTGQAQPEQREQAAPDQNQNNKAPASEPSGEISKEVQQVIDLTNAERKKQGLSNLKAMPSLSDVAQEKSQDMQEKNYFSHTSPTYGSPFDMMRDFGVDFTTAGENIAQGQQTPEAVVDAWMKSEGHRKNIMNKNFTHIGVGLAQDGNYWTQMFIGK; this is translated from the coding sequence ATGTACAAGAAATTAATGCCGTTATTGCTGCCAGGTTTATTACTACTTGGCGCCTGTAATGCAGACAACAATAACGATGAAGCACTAAATATTAATAAAACCAATTCGCCTACAGAAGGGGTCCAGCGCATAAATAGTGGGCAACTTACCAGTGACCCGAATTCATACAGCACAGATACACCGAGTGCTGAATTTCCACATGGTAAAATCGTTCAAAATGGACAATTTGAATTTAACGAGGGACTTCCAGAGGGAGTCGACCCGAGAGAATATTTACCTGAAGGCTTTCCAGAGCAATATGGAATTGGCGGCAAGGAAGAGCAGCAGCGTCAGCAAAAAATGAGACCTGATCAAGGAACCGGTCAAGCTCAGCCAGAGCAACGTGAACAGGCTGCCCCGGACCAGAATCAAAACAATAAAGCACCCGCTTCAGAACCATCAGGTGAAATAAGCAAAGAAGTGCAACAGGTTATCGATTTAACAAATGCGGAAAGAAAAAAACAGGGACTATCCAACTTAAAAGCAATGCCATCATTAAGTGATGTAGCACAGGAAAAATCACAAGATATGCAGGAGAAAAATTATTTCTCCCACACTAGCCCAACGTATGGCTCACCATTTGATATGATGAGGGACTTTGGAGTTGATTTTACTACAGCTGGTGAAAACATTGCACAGGGTCAGCAAACGCCAGAAGCAGTAGTAGATGCCTGGATGAAGAGCGAAGGGCACCGTAAGAACATCATGAACAAGAACTTCACCCACATCGGTGTAGGACTTGCTCAAGACGGTAATTACTGGACGCAAATGTTTATTGGGAAGTAA
- a CDS encoding ATP-dependent DNA helicase, with amino-acid sequence MTQSLPFTITKEDSFFEKLGDYVGDVFYDILPEHGYELRDEQIFMAFQIEQAFKNKSVVFAEAGVGTGKTFVYLLYAICYARYTRKPAIISCADETLIEQLVKEGGDIEKLEKALGLTVDVRLAKAREQYVCVKKLDHLAHRTDDEDILSVHDEIPEFVYEPAASMKSFKRYGDRKEYPWVPNDKWENIAWDPLQQCSTCDWRHRCGQTLNREYYRHASDLIICSHDFYMEHIWTKESRKREGQLPLLPEASTVVFDEGHLLEFSAQKGLTYRFHSETLSSILTGYMDQDVREESLTLVEDILELHDNWFAHLSQTSKAVEGSVRKDVPRTETMISTAKTIAEKVDALLEQLVFDSELYVMEDYHVKIMEEYLEFFAYGLRTLLQDGEGIHWLEETETQTSLVIMPRLVEDILRKEVFSQKIPFVFSSATLSQAGDFSYTASNLGIQKYASFSVNSPFDYEAQMKMNATVANSEIEKWKAMGDTLHGNNGHSLLLFSSLEEMNRFRQWASDQSWPFNMIYEGDREISETVKEFQREHSAVLCSYHLWEGLDVPGEALTQVLISSLPFPPNDPVFQAKRSHSQDPVTDVDLPYMLLRLRQGIGRLIRSSADYGSVRIWMTEDQVKTYEKQVQEVLPLPMNWM; translated from the coding sequence ATGACCCAATCATTACCATTCACGATCACAAAGGAAGACTCATTTTTTGAAAAACTCGGAGACTATGTAGGAGATGTTTTCTATGACATCCTTCCAGAACACGGCTATGAGCTCCGAGATGAACAAATCTTTATGGCCTTTCAAATAGAACAGGCTTTTAAAAATAAAAGTGTCGTTTTCGCAGAGGCAGGCGTTGGAACAGGGAAGACGTTTGTTTATTTGCTGTATGCGATTTGCTATGCGCGCTATACGCGCAAGCCTGCGATTATTTCTTGTGCTGATGAAACACTCATCGAGCAGCTCGTTAAAGAGGGCGGCGACATTGAGAAACTTGAAAAAGCGCTCGGCTTAACTGTTGATGTAAGACTTGCGAAAGCGAGAGAGCAATATGTTTGTGTTAAAAAGCTTGACCATCTTGCTCACCGTACGGATGATGAAGATATTTTAAGCGTTCATGATGAAATCCCTGAATTTGTTTATGAGCCAGCTGCGTCGATGAAATCTTTCAAGCGCTATGGTGATCGCAAAGAATATCCTTGGGTTCCAAACGATAAATGGGAAAACATCGCCTGGGATCCGTTGCAACAGTGTTCAACATGTGACTGGCGCCATCGCTGTGGCCAGACGTTAAACCGAGAGTATTACCGTCATGCGAGCGATTTGATCATTTGTTCACACGATTTTTATATGGAGCATATTTGGACGAAGGAGTCTCGAAAAAGAGAAGGACAACTTCCATTATTACCAGAAGCGAGTACCGTGGTTTTCGATGAAGGACATCTGCTTGAGTTTTCGGCTCAAAAAGGGCTAACGTATCGTTTTCACTCCGAAACGCTTTCAAGTATCCTGACTGGCTACATGGACCAGGATGTTCGGGAAGAGTCGCTCACGCTAGTAGAAGACATCCTTGAGCTCCACGATAACTGGTTTGCACACCTGAGCCAGACGTCAAAAGCCGTTGAAGGGTCAGTTCGAAAAGATGTCCCACGAACTGAAACAATGATTTCGACAGCCAAAACGATTGCTGAAAAAGTAGATGCGCTATTGGAACAGCTTGTCTTCGATTCAGAGCTCTACGTCATGGAAGACTACCATGTCAAAATCATGGAAGAGTACCTTGAGTTCTTTGCGTACGGATTAAGAACCCTCCTACAAGATGGAGAAGGGATCCACTGGCTTGAGGAAACTGAAACCCAGACATCACTCGTCATTATGCCAAGACTTGTAGAAGATATTTTACGAAAAGAAGTTTTCTCACAGAAAATTCCTTTCGTCTTCTCATCTGCTACATTATCACAGGCTGGTGATTTCTCTTATACAGCAAGCAACCTCGGGATTCAAAAATATGCTTCATTCTCTGTAAATTCGCCTTTCGATTATGAAGCTCAGATGAAAATGAACGCAACGGTCGCCAATAGCGAAATCGAGAAATGGAAAGCCATGGGAGATACACTTCACGGAAACAACGGCCATTCTCTTCTTCTATTTTCATCTCTTGAAGAAATGAACCGTTTCCGTCAGTGGGCAAGTGATCAAAGCTGGCCGTTTAATATGATTTATGAAGGTGATCGAGAAATTAGTGAAACGGTAAAAGAATTTCAGCGTGAACATTCTGCCGTCCTTTGTTCTTATCACCTCTGGGAAGGTCTGGATGTTCCAGGTGAGGCTCTTACACAGGTACTGATCTCATCACTTCCATTCCCGCCAAACGATCCTGTATTCCAGGCAAAACGAAGCCACTCACAAGATCCTGTTACAGATGTGGATCTTCCATACATGTTGCTTAGACTTCGCCAGGGAATTGGCCGCTTAATCAGAAGCAGTGCTGATTACGGTTCCGTACGTATCTGGATGACAGAAGATCAAGTCAAAACGTACGAAAAACAGGTACAGGAAGTCTTGCCGTTACCAATGAATTGGATGTAA
- a CDS encoding phosphotransferase family protein, which yields MKTNWERHNPIIELPLEAVRSIVRSHDRESIVQQVNLLSGGLSHTNYRVDRVNQEPVIVRVTKNRDSLLRERNLHTRLPAPVRAPHFMHLTQWNGYGIGIVEWKNGNLLRDQFSQSSAIEMERMGQSIGEQLAAIREVPFNTYGFLDTDLAVQQEFRLTPETFKTTIDSFFSGYSSKWLPVYLIEEILSYVSTNAYLFEEDDSGARLVHGDFNGLNLLMEGTDVSAVLDWEFALSGSIYFDIGNMLRYEFLHMRSFEQGIQYGLNRNGVILTNNWKTLAKLADLVALCSLLNRPVCGENRVKDITNLIKGTIYTG from the coding sequence ATGAAAACTAACTGGGAACGTCACAACCCGATCATCGAGCTACCACTCGAAGCCGTGAGGTCGATTGTAAGAAGTCATGATCGTGAAAGCATCGTCCAACAGGTCAATCTTCTCTCAGGAGGATTAAGTCACACGAACTACAGAGTAGATCGTGTCAATCAAGAGCCAGTTATCGTTCGAGTTACAAAAAATCGCGATAGCTTACTAAGAGAGAGAAACCTTCATACACGATTACCAGCTCCTGTCCGCGCTCCCCATTTCATGCATCTTACTCAGTGGAACGGCTACGGAATTGGAATTGTAGAATGGAAAAATGGCAACCTGCTTCGTGACCAATTCAGTCAATCCTCTGCAATAGAGATGGAACGAATGGGGCAATCGATCGGAGAGCAACTTGCTGCCATACGCGAGGTTCCTTTTAATACATATGGATTTTTAGATACCGATTTAGCGGTACAACAGGAATTTCGCCTGACACCTGAGACCTTTAAAACAACAATTGACTCATTTTTCAGCGGCTATTCATCAAAGTGGTTACCAGTTTACCTGATTGAGGAAATTTTATCCTATGTTAGCACGAATGCCTATTTATTTGAAGAAGATGATAGTGGAGCGCGGCTCGTACACGGAGACTTTAATGGACTAAATCTGTTAATGGAAGGAACAGATGTTAGCGCCGTATTAGACTGGGAGTTCGCGTTGTCAGGAAGCATTTATTTTGATATTGGCAATATGTTGCGCTATGAATTTTTGCACATGCGATCATTTGAACAGGGGATACAATATGGTCTGAATCGAAATGGCGTCATATTAACGAATAATTGGAAGACGTTAGCGAAACTCGCCGACTTAGTTGCACTTTGCAGCTTACTAAATCGTCCGGTTTGTGGAGAGAATCGCGTGAAAGATATCACAAATTTAATAAAAGGAACGATTTATACTGGATAA
- a CDS encoding histidine phosphatase family protein, with protein sequence MRIGFIRHGSTSWNKEKRAQGSSDIHLDDEGRLHATKLAERLNEEKWDVIFSSGLARAYQTATIIADSLDLEVIIDNRLREAGGGQIEGTTEVERINKWGPNWRELDLGIEKADLVVARAQEAIEEFHQSYEDKNILIVSHGSFLHHFFKSALPELDHEKHLVNTSLTILNKQQDEWTHEIYNSTSHLNRS encoded by the coding sequence ATGAGAATTGGCTTTATTCGTCATGGGAGTACATCCTGGAACAAAGAAAAGAGAGCGCAGGGAAGCTCAGATATTCACCTCGATGACGAAGGTCGTCTTCACGCAACAAAGCTTGCTGAACGGTTGAATGAAGAGAAATGGGATGTCATCTTTTCAAGCGGATTAGCGAGAGCCTACCAAACAGCTACTATCATTGCAGATTCTCTGGACCTTGAGGTCATTATTGACAACAGATTGCGCGAAGCAGGAGGCGGGCAGATAGAAGGCACGACTGAGGTGGAACGGATTAATAAATGGGGACCAAACTGGCGTGAACTTGATCTCGGCATAGAAAAAGCTGACCTTGTGGTCGCAAGAGCGCAAGAAGCCATTGAAGAATTTCATCAAAGCTACGAGGATAAAAACATACTTATTGTAAGTCACGGCTCATTTTTACACCATTTTTTCAAAAGTGCACTACCTGAGCTTGATCACGAAAAACACCTCGTGAATACGTCTCTTACAATCTTAAACAAACAGCAAGACGAATGGACACATGAAATATACAACTCTACCAGTCATCTAAACCGTTCATGA
- a CDS encoding TrkH family potassium uptake protein produces the protein MLKNKSTIQSFRYIFIMYMSTILLFAALYLLPFAHTGSLPIVDAIFVSTSALSVTGLSSIDVSSDLTRIGQALLIIEMQLGGIGILVLVSYLFMMMGKKLTMSNMVLISKDQNQTQLKTIRSLSISVLMIALTVETIGFSLMFNAISGEYSTIKEAVFVTVFHSVASFTNAGFDLFGDSLISFQHNWLLLLTSATMIFLGSLGFPTIVEYILSFRKKKSLFTKVNIRLHSILFLVGTVIYFLLEHNGVFGHLSIPDKIVNVIFLSATSRNGGLTTVDISTLDITTVLILMSLMFIGGASSSTGGGLRLTTFAVLLAKMVSVARSEEYTTLFKKTISQDSINKSFLIFLSFIFMFGFSTIVLSIFEAQEIELVAFEVISALTNTGLSMGITGELAGISKLLLCMLMIIGRIGVFSFIYVVFKIEKSKTRYIKEDLAVG, from the coding sequence ATGCTTAAAAATAAATCAACCATTCAATCCTTTCGATACATCTTTATCATGTATATGAGCACAATTCTTTTATTTGCCGCTCTTTACTTGCTTCCTTTCGCGCACACCGGTTCGCTACCAATTGTGGATGCCATTTTTGTTTCAACGAGCGCACTCAGTGTAACCGGACTATCCTCTATTGATGTCTCTTCTGATCTTACACGAATTGGTCAGGCGCTATTGATTATTGAGATGCAGCTTGGCGGAATTGGAATCCTCGTTCTCGTTAGTTATTTGTTCATGATGATGGGTAAAAAATTAACAATGTCGAATATGGTCCTCATTTCTAAGGATCAAAATCAAACACAGTTAAAAACGATCCGTTCGTTAAGTATTTCAGTACTAATGATCGCATTAACCGTTGAGACGATAGGATTCAGCTTAATGTTTAATGCGATTTCTGGGGAGTATAGCACTATAAAAGAAGCCGTGTTTGTGACTGTTTTTCACAGTGTTGCAAGCTTTACGAATGCAGGATTCGATTTATTTGGTGACAGCCTGATCTCTTTCCAGCACAACTGGTTACTGCTCCTCACATCTGCTACGATGATCTTTCTTGGGAGCCTTGGTTTCCCCACAATCGTAGAGTACATACTTTCATTTCGGAAAAAGAAAAGCTTATTTACAAAGGTGAACATTAGACTTCATAGTATTCTTTTTCTTGTCGGAACGGTTATTTATTTTTTGTTAGAACACAATGGGGTATTTGGTCACTTATCGATTCCAGATAAAATCGTCAATGTCATTTTCCTATCGGCCACTTCTAGAAACGGTGGACTAACGACAGTTGATATTTCCACACTGGATATTACAACTGTACTCATCCTAATGAGTTTGATGTTCATTGGCGGGGCTTCCTCAAGTACCGGAGGCGGTCTCCGTTTAACGACATTTGCCGTTTTACTCGCGAAGATGGTTTCTGTTGCAAGATCAGAGGAGTATACGACGTTATTTAAGAAGACTATATCCCAGGATTCCATTAATAAGTCTTTTTTAATTTTTCTAAGCTTCATATTCATGTTTGGGTTTTCCACCATCGTTCTATCTATTTTTGAAGCACAGGAGATCGAACTGGTCGCTTTTGAGGTGATTTCCGCACTAACGAACACCGGCTTATCCATGGGAATCACAGGAGAACTGGCCGGGATTTCGAAACTGCTGCTATGTATGTTAATGATTATCGGACGCATAGGGGTATTTAGCTTTATATACGTTGTTTTTAAAATCGAAAAATCTAAAACGCGTTACATTAAAGAAGATCTTGCTGTCGGTTAA